Sequence from the Thermocaproicibacter melissae genome:
TTTGACGGCATTATCGCCTCAAACGGCGCACATGTCACACTCGGCGACGAAGTCCTTCGCGACTGGATTCTTCCCGAGTCCCGCGTGCGGGAGCTGTGCCGCCGTTTTGATTCTTACGGCTGCCATTATTTTTTCATCGGCAACGACCGCGGGTGGGCAAGAAACATCGAAAGCGCTCCCGCTGAGCTTGTCGAGTCGCTTCTTAAAAGTTATTTTTTCCCCCATTTCATTGCGGAAAAATGGGAGCCGCATGAAATTGCCGCAAACGCGATGGATTTCGTTTTCCGCGACGAAGCGGAGTTCAAGGCGCAGTTGCCTGCGTTCCAGGGCGAAGGCATGGTTTTCAGCCGCCACGCAAACGGCCTGAGCGGTGACCTCACCCTTCCCGGGAACAACAAGGGCATCGGCGTGAACTGCCTTCTTGCGCACATGGGAGCATCCCGCCAAGACACCGCCGCGTTCGGCGACAGCACGGGCGACCTTGCCATGATGCGCGAGTGCGGCACTGCCGTGGCGATGGGCAACGCAACAGACGACGTAAAGCAATACGCCGATTTTGTAACCACCGCAATTTTTGACGGTGGTGTCTCACAGGGGCTGCACCGCC
This genomic interval carries:
- a CDS encoding HAD family hydrolase; the protein is MNRKIVFFDLDGTLLGKRSGKLFQIPGDALQAIDEMKRRGHMAVACTGRPIRFVRHFFPGVFDGIIASNGAHVTLGDEVLRDWILPESRVRELCRRFDSYGCHYFFIGNDRGWARNIESAPAELVESLLKSYFFPHFIAEKWEPHEIAANAMDFVFRDEAEFKAQLPAFQGEGMVFSRHANGLSGDLTLPGNNKGIGVNCLLAHMGASRQDTAAFGDSTGDLAMMRECGTAVAMGNATDDVKQYADFVTTAIFDGGVSQGLHRLGLI